The following coding sequences lie in one Maribacter forsetii DSM 18668 genomic window:
- a CDS encoding DUF4266 domain-containing protein has product MMKKILIFALIAASFTSCTVLKEYEKININDPDMVLQDKKVDRNLTTAHSYREAAAGANGGKTGGGCGCN; this is encoded by the coding sequence ATGATGAAGAAGATTTTAATTTTTGCATTGATAGCAGCTTCTTTTACTAGCTGTACCGTGTTGAAGGAGTACGAAAAAATTAATATTAATGATCCAGATATGGTTTTGCAGGATAAAAAGGTAGACCGGAATTTAACCACTGCTCATTCTTACAGAGAAGCTGCAGCAGGTGCAAACGGAGGTAAAACTGGTGGTGGCTGCGGCTGTAATTAG
- a CDS encoding acetate/propionate family kinase, with the protein MKILIINSGSSSIKYQLLEMPSAKIICLGTIERIASTEAISTYKTDTHKVEKTYEIATHKAGLERITSLLLDAEMGVINSTEDIDAIGHRVVHGGKDYVDTTLINEEVKKKIKSLFPLAPLHNPANLEGILMAEEIFESAKQIVVFDTAFHGTLPIKAKKYAVPNVLFNEKRIQAYGFHGTSHKYVSEKANEYLGNQNTKLISIHLGNGCSITAIKDGKSVDHSMGFAPSNGLVMGTRSGDIDHAIIFYMVKTLGYELDEVSELLNKESGMLGLTGYNDLRDIEEEAGKGNKDCIIALEMNAYRIKKYIGAYTASMNGLDAIIFTAGIGENSSLMRQLVCKDMEYFNFHLDDSKNELRSKNTREINTTNSKVKILVIPTNEELEIAKQVYALLN; encoded by the coding sequence ATGAAAATTCTAATTATCAATTCTGGTAGTTCTTCTATAAAATATCAACTTTTAGAAATGCCTTCGGCTAAAATAATATGTCTAGGCACTATAGAACGTATTGCCAGTACCGAAGCAATTTCTACCTATAAAACGGATACACATAAGGTTGAAAAAACCTATGAAATTGCAACTCACAAAGCTGGTCTAGAACGAATTACTTCGCTTTTACTTGATGCCGAAATGGGCGTTATCAATAGTACAGAAGACATTGACGCCATTGGTCATCGTGTGGTACATGGTGGTAAAGATTATGTTGACACTACTTTAATCAATGAAGAGGTTAAGAAGAAAATCAAATCGCTCTTTCCTCTAGCCCCTTTACACAATCCTGCGAATTTAGAAGGTATTCTCATGGCGGAAGAAATATTTGAATCTGCTAAACAAATCGTTGTTTTTGATACTGCCTTTCATGGTACGTTACCAATAAAAGCTAAAAAATATGCCGTTCCTAATGTTTTGTTCAATGAAAAAAGAATACAAGCCTATGGATTTCATGGCACTAGTCATAAATATGTATCTGAAAAGGCGAATGAATATTTAGGCAATCAAAATACCAAGTTGATTTCCATTCATTTGGGAAATGGTTGTAGCATTACCGCTATTAAAGATGGAAAAAGTGTAGATCATAGTATGGGGTTTGCACCCTCTAACGGACTTGTAATGGGTACACGAAGTGGTGATATTGACCACGCTATCATCTTCTATATGGTAAAAACACTTGGTTATGAGTTAGATGAAGTAAGCGAACTTTTAAACAAGGAGAGCGGAATGCTGGGGCTTACCGGATATAATGATTTACGAGATATAGAAGAGGAAGCGGGTAAAGGAAATAAAGATTGTATCATAGCCCTTGAAATGAATGCCTACCGTATTAAAAAATACATAGGTGCCTACACCGCCTCTATGAACGGGTTAGATGCCATTATTTTCACTGCTGGTATAGGAGAAAACTCTAGTTTAATGCGTCAACTGGTCTGTAAGGATATGGAGTATTTTAATTTTCATTTAGATGATTCAAAAAATGAATTAAGATCAAAAAACACTAGAGAAATAAATACAACTAATTCTAAGGTTAAAATATTAGTCATACCAACTAATGAAGAATTAGAAATTGCAAAACAGGTATATGCTCTTCTTAACTAG
- the pta gene encoding phosphate acetyltransferase, protein MSKAIYIVTTEPNSGKSIVSLGLMQLLLGRTAKVGYFRPIIDDVPNGKTDNHIDTVLSYFNVDMKSEEAYAYTRSQVVQLKNQDKDDEIVGHIIHKYKTIENKFDFVLVEGTDFSGEGAIIEWDINVLIAKNLGIPAVILASGKNKTLNELVGNLYMAYDSFKEKGVDVLLIVANKVQPENVTIVSEGLKEKLPDDVLVGTIPVNSILGSPTLKEIAQELDAKVLFGKDHINNQAGSFSVGAMQLRNYITHLKDDSLVITPGDRADIILGALQANISSNYPSLSGIVLTGGLLPEESIIKLIEGLSDIIPILSVARGTFYVTNKIGTIRPRIYAENTEKIQTSIQEFEKHVPTKELAERLITFKAKGITPRMFQYNLLQKAKSSKKHIVLPEGTDERILMATKMLIDADAVTITLLGNREQIISKITDLDIDLDINTIDIIDPTTSDQFLEYATTLFELRKHKNVNLAMAKDLMEDVSYFGTMMVHKGHADGMVSGAVHTTQHTIRPALQFIKTKPGVSIVSSIFFMCLPNRVTVFGDCAINPNPNSEQLSEIAISSAATSAAFGIEPKVAMLSYSSGASGVGEDVDRVRKATEIIKEKRPDLKVEGPIQYDAAVDAKVGLSKLPDSEVAGQASVFIFPDLNTGNNTYKAVQRETGALAIGPMLQGLNKPVNDLSRGCTVDDIFNTVIITAIQAEGF, encoded by the coding sequence GTGAGTAAAGCTATATATATTGTTACTACAGAACCCAATAGTGGAAAATCTATTGTCTCATTAGGCCTAATGCAACTTCTTTTAGGTAGAACTGCCAAAGTAGGCTATTTCAGACCTATTATTGACGATGTCCCCAATGGCAAAACCGATAACCACATTGATACTGTTCTAAGCTACTTTAATGTAGATATGAAATCAGAAGAAGCTTATGCATACACGCGTAGCCAAGTCGTTCAATTAAAAAACCAGGATAAAGACGACGAAATTGTAGGGCATATTATACACAAGTATAAAACCATTGAAAACAAGTTCGATTTCGTTTTAGTTGAAGGAACTGATTTTTCTGGAGAAGGTGCAATTATTGAGTGGGATATAAACGTGCTTATCGCTAAAAATTTAGGCATACCAGCCGTGATTCTAGCAAGCGGAAAAAATAAAACCTTAAATGAATTGGTCGGTAATCTTTACATGGCTTACGACTCTTTTAAAGAGAAAGGTGTAGATGTACTGTTAATCGTTGCCAATAAAGTACAACCCGAAAATGTCACTATTGTTTCTGAAGGATTAAAAGAAAAATTACCCGATGATGTTTTAGTAGGCACCATACCTGTTAACTCTATTTTAGGTAGCCCAACATTAAAAGAAATTGCCCAAGAATTAGATGCCAAAGTTCTTTTTGGTAAAGATCATATAAATAACCAGGCAGGTAGTTTTAGTGTGGGTGCCATGCAATTACGTAACTACATCACCCATTTAAAAGATGATAGTTTGGTTATTACACCTGGTGATCGTGCAGATATTATTTTGGGTGCGCTACAGGCTAACATTTCAAGTAATTATCCTAGCTTGTCCGGTATTGTTTTAACCGGAGGTCTATTGCCGGAAGAATCCATTATAAAGTTGATAGAAGGTCTTTCTGACATCATTCCCATTCTATCGGTTGCAAGGGGTACGTTCTATGTCACCAACAAAATAGGTACCATTAGACCACGTATTTACGCTGAAAACACTGAAAAAATACAGACATCCATACAAGAATTCGAGAAACATGTACCTACCAAAGAATTGGCTGAACGGTTAATTACTTTCAAGGCTAAGGGTATAACTCCTAGAATGTTTCAGTATAACCTTCTTCAAAAAGCAAAATCTTCTAAAAAACATATTGTTCTGCCAGAAGGTACAGATGAACGAATTTTAATGGCAACAAAAATGTTAATAGATGCCGATGCCGTTACTATTACTCTTTTGGGAAATAGAGAACAGATTATCTCAAAAATTACAGATCTAGATATTGATTTGGACATCAATACTATCGACATTATCGACCCAACGACATCTGATCAGTTTTTAGAATACGCCACTACCCTTTTTGAATTGCGTAAGCATAAGAATGTAAACTTGGCAATGGCTAAAGATTTAATGGAGGATGTCTCATATTTTGGCACTATGATGGTTCATAAAGGACATGCCGATGGTATGGTTTCTGGCGCAGTACATACCACGCAACACACTATTAGACCGGCTCTTCAATTTATAAAGACCAAACCAGGAGTTTCTATTGTGTCTTCTATATTTTTCATGTGCCTACCCAATAGAGTGACCGTTTTTGGAGATTGCGCCATTAATCCTAATCCTAATTCTGAACAATTATCTGAAATAGCCATTTCATCTGCCGCTACAAGTGCCGCATTTGGAATAGAACCAAAAGTAGCCATGCTTTCTTATTCTTCAGGTGCTTCTGGCGTTGGTGAAGATGTGGACAGAGTTAGAAAAGCAACTGAAATCATTAAAGAAAAAAGACCCGATTTAAAGGTTGAAGGTCCTATACAATATGATGCGGCGGTAGATGCTAAAGTAGGACTAAGTAAATTGCCAGATTCTGAGGTAGCAGGGCAAGCTAGCGTTTTTATATTTCCTGACTTGAATACGGGCAACAACACCTACAAGGCTGTACAAAGAGAAACTGGTGCCTTAGCTATTGGACCAATGTTACAAGGTCTAAATAAACCTGTTAATGACTTAAGTCGCGGTTGTACCGTTGATGATATTTTTAATACTGTAATAATTACTGCAATTCAAGCAGAAGGATTCTAA
- a CDS encoding thioredoxin family protein has protein sequence MKQYLVLIMMLISGAGSVLAQDWNTDFTTAKELAETNDLPIILVFQGSDWCAPCIKLDRAIWSTNEFKEYAKEHYVMLQADFPRRKKNALPEEQLNKNKVLAENYNRQGIFPFVVVMNANGEVYGETSYKKLTPKEYIEELNSFIK, from the coding sequence ATGAAGCAATATTTAGTTCTAATAATGATGTTGATTTCTGGGGCAGGTTCAGTTTTAGCTCAAGACTGGAATACGGATTTTACAACAGCTAAAGAGCTTGCCGAAACTAATGATCTGCCAATAATACTAGTTTTTCAAGGTTCAGATTGGTGTGCACCTTGTATTAAATTAGATAGGGCAATATGGTCTACAAATGAGTTTAAAGAATATGCAAAAGAGCATTATGTAATGTTACAGGCAGATTTTCCTCGTAGAAAAAAGAATGCGCTGCCAGAGGAGCAATTGAATAAAAATAAGGTATTGGCTGAAAATTATAACAGACAGGGGATTTTTCCCTTTGTTGTGGTTATGAACGCCAATGGTGAAGTTTATGGTGAAACCAGTTACAAGAAACTGACACCCAAAGAGTATATAGAAGAATTGAATTCATTCATAAAATAG
- a CDS encoding cation:proton antiporter, translated as MFQSFSIIFLIAAFFSYVNYKWLKLPSTIGLMILALSTVILITLTQNIFPAFYLYFCDVVINTDFRSLLMDGMLSFLLFAGSLHVNIDDLKKERKSILLFATFGVLISTTIVGFLTYYLAQFLSIELPLIHALLFGALISPTDPIAVMSILKKANIQKSLGVKIEGESLFNDGIGVVVFSGLLIVARLDENSNESVSSAIGELFLMEAVGGIVYGLILGYIGYRVIKSINENPQLAVLISLAIVIGGYAIASLLHVSGPLAMVVSGMVIGNKINIASNKGITRKMLNEIWEVLDDVFNAILFVLIGLSIHLLKFDSLYLTLGFLSIFVVLFARFISVLLPYSLLKHEESKPIKTVAILTWGGLRGGISIALALSLSEDLSAEIILYITYVVVLLSILAQGLSIGKVAKKIYS; from the coding sequence ATGTTTCAATCATTTAGTATCATATTCTTAATTGCCGCCTTTTTTAGTTACGTCAACTATAAGTGGTTAAAGTTGCCATCAACCATTGGGTTAATGATTTTAGCTTTGTCAACGGTCATTTTAATTACATTGACTCAAAATATATTTCCTGCATTTTATCTTTACTTCTGCGATGTGGTAATCAATACAGATTTTAGAAGTCTGTTAATGGACGGTATGTTGAGTTTCTTGCTTTTTGCTGGATCTTTACATGTTAATATCGATGACCTAAAAAAAGAGCGTAAATCCATATTATTGTTTGCAACGTTCGGAGTACTTATTTCTACTACAATAGTCGGATTTTTAACCTATTATCTTGCTCAATTTTTAAGTATAGAATTACCTCTTATACATGCTTTGCTTTTTGGAGCATTAATTTCACCAACAGACCCTATAGCGGTAATGTCAATTTTGAAAAAGGCAAATATTCAGAAAAGTTTGGGAGTAAAAATTGAAGGTGAATCTTTGTTTAATGACGGTATTGGTGTTGTAGTGTTTTCTGGTTTGTTAATTGTAGCACGATTAGATGAAAATAGCAATGAATCCGTAAGTAGTGCAATTGGCGAGCTATTTTTAATGGAAGCCGTTGGTGGAATTGTTTACGGTTTGATTTTAGGTTATATAGGATATAGAGTTATTAAATCTATTAATGAAAATCCGCAATTAGCGGTTTTAATAAGTTTAGCCATTGTCATAGGTGGTTATGCAATAGCTTCGTTACTTCATGTATCCGGACCGTTGGCTATGGTAGTTTCGGGTATGGTCATTGGAAATAAAATTAATATTGCTTCAAATAAAGGAATAACCCGAAAGATGCTGAATGAAATTTGGGAAGTTCTAGATGATGTATTTAATGCTATTCTGTTCGTTCTAATAGGGTTGTCAATACACCTGCTAAAATTTGATTCGTTATATCTAACATTAGGCTTCTTGTCTATATTCGTGGTGCTTTTTGCTCGATTTATATCTGTATTATTACCGTATAGCTTACTTAAACATGAAGAAAGTAAACCTATAAAAACAGTAGCTATTTTAACTTGGGGAGGCTTACGCGGCGGTATATCTATAGCGTTGGCACTTAGTTTGTCAGAAGACCTTTCCGCAGAAATAATACTTTACATAACTTACGTTGTTGTATTGTTATCGATTCTTGCTCAAGGATTAAGTATTGGTAAAGTGGCAAAGAAAATATATAGCTAG
- a CDS encoding FAD:protein FMN transferase, with protein MLYAQEPYKRTLKLMGSRFDITVVAKDPVEGDVYIDMAISEITRIEKLISSWDSNSQTSKINRNAGIKPVQVDIELFNLIQRGIGISKLTDGAFDISYASMDKIWKFDGSMTVMPSEESIKASVAKVGYHNIILDKENHTVFLKLAGMKIGFGAIGKGYAADKAKELLKSKGVVAGIINASGDMNTWGKQPNGKEWKVAITNPMNKNKVFALLPIQNGAVVTSGNYEKYVNFNNIRYTHIIDPRSGYPATGIISVTVFAPKAELADALATSVFVMGKEVGLNRIEQLPQVECIIIDDKGNIITSKNIEIEKS; from the coding sequence ATGCTGTATGCTCAGGAGCCCTATAAGCGTACCCTTAAATTAATGGGCAGCCGTTTTGATATTACCGTAGTGGCTAAAGATCCTGTTGAAGGCGATGTGTATATTGACATGGCTATCAGTGAAATAACAAGAATAGAAAAGTTGATTTCTTCTTGGGATTCAAACTCACAGACATCAAAAATTAATAGAAATGCTGGCATTAAGCCAGTGCAAGTTGATATAGAATTATTCAATTTAATACAACGGGGAATAGGTATTTCTAAACTGACAGATGGGGCTTTTGATATTAGTTATGCCTCTATGGATAAAATTTGGAAGTTTGATGGTAGCATGACCGTTATGCCATCAGAAGAGTCCATTAAGGCATCTGTTGCCAAAGTGGGTTATCACAATATCATTTTAGATAAAGAGAACCATACCGTTTTTCTGAAGTTAGCAGGAATGAAAATTGGTTTCGGAGCTATTGGTAAAGGGTATGCCGCGGATAAGGCAAAAGAGCTATTGAAATCTAAAGGCGTTGTTGCTGGTATCATAAATGCATCAGGTGACATGAATACTTGGGGAAAACAGCCCAATGGTAAAGAGTGGAAAGTTGCCATAACCAACCCTATGAATAAGAATAAGGTTTTTGCACTATTGCCAATACAAAATGGGGCAGTAGTAACATCTGGCAATTACGAGAAGTATGTGAATTTTAATAATATTCGTTATACCCACATAATTGATCCTAGAAGTGGTTATCCTGCAACGGGTATTATTAGTGTTACCGTATTTGCTCCCAAAGCAGAATTAGCAGATGCCTTGGCAACATCGGTATTTGTTATGGGTAAAGAAGTCGGCTTAAATAGAATAGAACAATTACCACAAGTGGAATGTATTATTATAGATGATAAAGGAAATATTATCACATCAAAGAATATAGAAATAGAAAAATCATGA
- a CDS encoding ribonucleotide-diphosphate reductase subunit beta, which produces MEITEVIKRDFSTKPFHLHKITNAILKAMTAVEHGGPSEAETISNNVHSALLERKQADINYIPTVEEVQDFVENKLMEGGFFDVAKAYIIYRNEQAQRRKSNVFEKRVNLKPYEYPALYEYVSAIRHSYWIHTEFNFTSDIQDFKTGLNDIERNAIKNTMLAISQIEVAVKSFWGDIYQKMPKPEIGSVGATFAESEVRHHDAYSHLLEILGLNEEFKNLKKKPVIMKRVHYLETALKNSKSEDNQEYAESVLLFSLFIEHVSLFSQFLIIMAFNKHKNMFKGISNVVEATSKEEQIHGDFGIDIINIIKDENPTWFSKEFHASVQEMCKEAFVSESDIIDWIFEAGEIDFLPKNLVKEFIKKRFNDSIESIGIEKIFDVDEELLSQTEWFDDEIIGTKHGDFFVKRSINYSKRTQSITSDDLF; this is translated from the coding sequence ATGGAAATCACAGAAGTCATAAAAAGGGATTTTTCGACAAAACCTTTTCATTTACACAAGATTACAAATGCCATTTTAAAGGCTATGACAGCTGTAGAACATGGAGGTCCCAGTGAAGCTGAAACTATCTCTAATAATGTTCATTCAGCACTTTTAGAAAGAAAGCAAGCTGATATCAATTATATTCCTACAGTAGAGGAGGTTCAAGATTTTGTTGAGAATAAATTAATGGAAGGTGGTTTCTTTGATGTAGCAAAAGCTTACATTATTTATAGAAACGAACAGGCACAAAGAAGAAAGTCAAATGTGTTTGAAAAACGTGTAAATCTTAAGCCATATGAATACCCTGCATTATATGAATATGTATCTGCGATAAGACATTCATATTGGATCCATACAGAATTTAATTTCACGAGTGATATTCAAGATTTTAAAACGGGGTTAAACGATATTGAGAGAAACGCGATAAAGAATACCATGTTGGCTATTTCTCAAATAGAAGTAGCGGTAAAAAGTTTTTGGGGAGACATCTATCAAAAAATGCCAAAACCGGAAATTGGTTCTGTAGGTGCAACTTTTGCAGAAAGTGAGGTAAGACATCATGATGCTTATTCACACTTGTTAGAAATATTAGGATTGAACGAAGAGTTTAAAAATTTGAAGAAGAAGCCTGTTATAATGAAAAGGGTTCATTATTTAGAAACTGCTCTTAAGAACTCTAAGAGTGAGGATAATCAAGAATATGCAGAATCTGTGCTATTATTCTCTTTATTTATAGAACATGTGTCTTTATTTTCTCAGTTCTTGATCATTATGGCTTTTAATAAGCATAAGAACATGTTTAAAGGTATTTCAAACGTGGTAGAGGCTACCTCTAAAGAAGAGCAGATTCACGGTGATTTTGGAATTGATATAATAAATATTATTAAGGACGAAAATCCTACATGGTTCAGTAAAGAATTCCATGCGTCTGTACAAGAAATGTGTAAAGAAGCATTTGTATCGGAAAGTGATATTATAGATTGGATTTTTGAAGCCGGGGAAATAGATTTCTTACCTAAGAATTTGGTGAAGGAATTCATTAAAAAGAGATTTAACGATTCTATAGAAAGTATAGGAATCGAAAAAATATTTGACGTAGACGAAGAATTACTGTCGCAAACAGAATGGTTCGATGATGAAATAATCGGTACCAAACATGGCGATTTCTTCGTAAAACGCTCTATCAACTATAGCAAAAGAACACAAAGTATAACCAGTGACGACTTATTTTAA
- a CDS encoding Pycsar system effector family protein, whose amino-acid sequence MMEESEKELKKQEKAIDKQLITELGIDKEKLKELKKKLSKVEPRSERGAETLFRLVSKNQYTLNAMIDRKSNILISINALILSIILGTVLSQLDKDPHLIYPAIIMLGTNLISIAYAVFATRPELTHGDRSTNNLLFYGNFNTMNEEEYTEELTGLMYKGDELYKTIARDTFHLGKTIDRKFKLLRTSFHVFLVGIILAVVGFIACHIMFAM is encoded by the coding sequence ATGATGGAAGAATCAGAAAAAGAATTAAAAAAGCAAGAAAAAGCGATTGATAAACAATTGATTACCGAATTGGGTATCGATAAAGAGAAGTTAAAAGAACTGAAGAAGAAACTATCAAAAGTTGAACCTCGTTCAGAACGTGGTGCAGAAACTTTGTTTCGTTTGGTATCTAAAAATCAGTATACTTTGAACGCAATGATCGATAGAAAATCCAATATTCTTATTTCCATCAACGCACTTATTTTATCAATAATCCTGGGAACCGTATTAAGTCAGTTAGATAAAGATCCACATCTTATATATCCGGCAATTATAATGTTGGGAACTAATCTCATATCTATAGCATATGCAGTATTTGCCACTAGACCAGAACTTACCCATGGAGATAGAAGCACCAATAACCTTTTGTTCTATGGTAATTTTAATACTATGAATGAGGAAGAGTACACAGAAGAACTTACAGGTCTAATGTACAAAGGAGACGAACTTTATAAGACCATTGCAAGAGATACGTTTCATTTAGGTAAGACAATTGATAGAAAGTTTAAACTACTTAGAACTTCTTTTCATGTTTTCTTAGTAGGTATTATTTTGGCAGTGGTAGGCTTTATAGCTTGCCATATCATGTTTGCTATGTAA
- a CDS encoding ribonucleoside-diphosphate reductase subunit alpha — MNDSKIKLETSIQEEVKLNGSNELVQARKEALKSLKEDKEQGFKWLNEDSRNFLGSGYLSPGISAETRIREIADRAEKILGMPGFSDKFYGYMSEGFYSLASPVWSNFGKERGLPISCFGSNIADDMGNILYTQSEVGMMSKLGGGTSGYFGNIRHRGAEVKNNGKASGAVHIMQLFESMVDVVSQGSVRRGRFSPYLPVEHADIKEFLEIGTEGNPIQELTHGVTVTNEWMQEMVDGDNEKRSIWAKVLQRRGEMGYPYIFFKDNANNGASDVYKEKGHKIHASNLCTEIMLPSSDEWSFVCVLSSVNVLHYDKWKDTDAVETMVFFLDAVITEFCEKLEVYRDSESREDRQTFMFMERAYNFAKDNRALGLGVLGWHSLLQSKMLPFNSQEAYNLNSEIFKTIKDKSYSASAELAEKFGEPEVLKGYGRRNATLNAIAPTTSSAFILGQVSQGIEPIWSNTYVKDIAKVKTTIRNPFLVELLEEKGMNTTAVWHSIRDFDGSVQHLDFLSDLEKDVFKTYSEIDQMDIIYQAANRQNHIDQGQSVNIIVHPDMPVKEINKIHVTAWKLGLKSLYYQHSMNAAQKFKQKKDCASCEA; from the coding sequence ATGAACGATTCAAAAATTAAATTAGAGACTAGCATACAGGAAGAAGTAAAACTGAATGGTTCAAATGAACTGGTACAGGCTAGGAAAGAAGCGCTTAAAAGCCTAAAAGAAGATAAAGAACAAGGTTTTAAGTGGTTAAATGAAGATAGCCGTAACTTTTTAGGTTCTGGTTACTTATCACCGGGTATTTCTGCGGAAACTCGTATTCGTGAAATTGCTGATAGAGCAGAAAAGATATTGGGCATGCCTGGTTTTTCAGACAAGTTCTATGGCTATATGAGCGAAGGTTTTTACTCTTTGGCTTCACCGGTTTGGTCTAATTTCGGTAAAGAAAGAGGATTACCAATTAGCTGTTTTGGTTCTAACATCGCTGATGACATGGGTAACATTTTGTATACACAGTCAGAAGTTGGTATGATGTCTAAATTAGGTGGTGGTACATCTGGTTACTTTGGTAATATTAGGCATAGAGGAGCAGAGGTGAAAAATAATGGTAAAGCTTCTGGAGCGGTACACATTATGCAGCTTTTTGAATCTATGGTAGATGTTGTTAGTCAGGGTTCTGTTCGTCGTGGTCGTTTTTCTCCATATTTACCAGTAGAGCATGCAGATATTAAAGAATTTTTGGAAATTGGTACTGAAGGGAACCCAATTCAAGAGCTTACTCATGGTGTTACCGTAACTAATGAGTGGATGCAAGAGATGGTAGATGGCGATAATGAAAAGCGTTCTATCTGGGCTAAAGTATTACAGAGAAGAGGTGAAATGGGGTATCCGTACATTTTCTTTAAGGATAACGCTAACAATGGTGCTTCTGATGTGTACAAAGAAAAAGGGCACAAAATTCATGCAAGTAACCTATGTACGGAAATCATGTTGCCATCAAGTGATGAGTGGTCTTTTGTATGTGTATTATCTTCTGTAAACGTTCTTCATTATGATAAATGGAAAGATACGGATGCGGTAGAAACAATGGTATTCTTTTTAGATGCTGTTATTACCGAGTTCTGTGAAAAGTTAGAAGTTTATAGAGATTCAGAAAGTCGTGAAGATCGCCAAACGTTCATGTTCATGGAGCGTGCTTATAACTTCGCAAAAGATAACCGTGCTTTAGGTTTAGGGGTGTTGGGATGGCATTCATTGTTACAATCTAAAATGTTGCCTTTTAACAGTCAAGAAGCATATAATTTGAATAGTGAAATATTCAAAACAATAAAAGATAAATCATACAGCGCTTCTGCAGAGCTAGCCGAAAAATTTGGTGAGCCAGAAGTATTAAAAGGATACGGTAGAAGAAATGCAACCTTGAATGCAATTGCACCAACAACATCTTCTGCTTTTATTTTAGGTCAAGTATCACAAGGTATTGAACCAATATGGTCTAATACATATGTAAAGGATATTGCCAAAGTAAAAACTACTATTAGAAATCCTTTCTTGGTAGAGCTTTTAGAGGAAAAAGGAATGAATACTACAGCAGTATGGCATAGTATTCGTGATTTTGACGGATCTGTTCAGCATTTAGATTTCCTTTCAGACTTAGAGAAAGATGTATTTAAAACGTATTCTGAAATTGACCAGATGGATATTATCTATCAGGCAGCGAACAGACAAAATCATATTGATCAAGGGCAGTCAGTGAATATTATTGTTCACCCAGATATGCCGGTTAAAGAAATCAATAAGATTCACGTAACTGCATGGAAATTAGGATTGAAGTCATTGTACTACCAACATAGTATGAACGCGGCTCAAAAATTCAAGCAAAAGAAAGATTGTGCTAGTTGTGAGGCATAA